In a single window of the Pelagibacterium sp. 26DY04 genome:
- the recO gene encoding DNA repair protein RecO, whose amino-acid sequence MEWSAEGLIIGVRRHGESALILEAMVPQRGRCLGLVRGGRSPKQAAFLQPGNSAQLTWRARLEDHLGTFTAEATRVRAAQMLADRQRLYLVQLLADHLRLLPERDPHDELLREVVALIDGEWEGRWLGAELARFEMFLLEELGFGLDLETCAVTGVHENLTHVSPRTGRAVCREAAEPYGDRLLRLPGFLMGNAPLDDGDVAAAFRLTGHFLDRHVWAARQIEPPSTREWLIEQLTRSA is encoded by the coding sequence ATGGAATGGTCTGCTGAAGGCCTGATCATCGGAGTGAGGCGGCACGGGGAGTCGGCGCTTATCCTCGAAGCCATGGTGCCCCAGCGCGGCCGCTGCCTGGGGCTGGTGCGGGGCGGGCGGTCGCCCAAGCAGGCGGCGTTTCTGCAGCCGGGGAATTCGGCGCAGTTGACATGGCGTGCAAGGCTTGAGGACCATCTGGGGACGTTTACGGCCGAAGCCACGCGCGTGCGGGCTGCCCAGATGCTGGCCGATCGCCAGCGGCTCTATCTCGTGCAATTGCTGGCCGACCATTTGCGGCTTTTGCCCGAGCGCGATCCGCATGACGAGCTGCTGCGCGAGGTCGTGGCGCTGATCGACGGCGAGTGGGAAGGGCGGTGGCTGGGGGCGGAACTGGCCCGTTTCGAGATGTTCCTCTTGGAAGAGTTGGGGTTCGGGCTCGATCTGGAAACCTGCGCGGTGACCGGGGTGCATGAAAATCTCACCCATGTTTCGCCCCGGACGGGCCGGGCGGTATGCCGCGAAGCCGCCGAGCCCTATGGCGACAGGCTGCTCCGACTCCCCGGTTTTCTAATGGGCAATGCGCCGCTCGATGATGGCGATGTCGCCGCCGCATTCCGGCTGACCGGTCATTTCCTCGATCGGCACGTCTGGGCGGCCCGACAGATCGAGCCGCCCTCGACGCGGGAATGGTTGATTGAGCAACTGACCCGGAGCGCGTGA
- a CDS encoding VOC family protein: protein MPKMIFINLPVTDLAASAKFYEALGCEKNAQFSDENATSMVWSDAITFMLLKRDYFATFTSRPVAEPKDAVGVLLALSCDSREDVDKTAEAAGAAGGKLDVREPQDLGFMYQRAVEDPDGHTFELAHMDMSKVDW from the coding sequence ATGCCCAAGATGATTTTCATCAACCTTCCCGTCACCGACCTGGCCGCCTCGGCCAAATTCTACGAAGCCCTCGGTTGTGAGAAGAACGCCCAGTTCAGCGACGAGAATGCCACATCCATGGTGTGGTCAGATGCCATTACCTTCATGCTCCTGAAACGCGACTATTTCGCCACGTTCACCAGCCGGCCCGTCGCCGAACCCAAGGATGCGGTCGGCGTGCTGCTCGCGCTTTCGTGCGACAGCCGCGAGGACGTGGACAAGACCGCCGAGGCTGCCGGCGCGGCGGGCGGCAAGCTCGACGTGCGCGAACCGCAGGATTTGGGCTTCATGTACCAGCGCGCCGTCGAAGATCCCGACGGGCACACCTTCGAGCTGGCCCACATGGATATGTCCAAGGTCGATTGGTAA
- the parC gene encoding DNA topoisomerase IV subunit A translates to MADIMEPPGGDERIVDLRSALEERYLSYAISTITQRALPDARDGLKPVHRRILHAMRLLKLDPGQGYKKSARIVGDVIGKYHPHGDQSVYDALVRLAQDFAVRYPLVDGQGNFGSIDGDSAAAMRYTESRMTEVASRLLEAITENAVDFRPNYDGEDEEPVVLPSNFPNLLANGSSGIAVGMATSIPPHNVAELCDACLHLLANPDATAKDLIRFVPGPDFPTGGILVDDPAATEQAYTTGRGGFRIRAKWEVEDNGRGTYNIVISEIPYGVQKSRLVEKIAELLLARRLPLLKDVRDESAEDIRLVLEPRARTVDPVLLMESMFKLTELESRFSLNMNVLDKGVTPRVMNLAEALKAWLNHRKDVLIRRSQHRLEQIEHRLEVLGGYLVAYLNLDEVIRIIREEDDAKAVMMARWDLTEVQADAILNMRLRSLRKLEEIEIRTEFDKLTEEKGHLEGLLASEKKQWGVITTEVSELKKAYGPDTELGRRRTQFAAAPQTDLADIETAMIEREPITVILSQKGWIRALKGHNNDVASQSFKTDDRLKLALTCETTDKLLVLTTGGKVYTLGADKLPGGRGHGEPVRIMVDIEEGADIVHLFVYKPGAKRLIASDVGNGFVVGEDDMIANTRKGKQVLNVSTGQEAKLCVPAEGDMVAVIGQNRKLLVFPADQLPEMSRGKGVRLQKYKDGGISDAKLFRAADGLTWTDSSGRTFSKSMDELRDWVGDRAQAGRQPPTGFPRNNKFVG, encoded by the coding sequence ATGGCCGACATCATGGAACCGCCCGGTGGGGATGAGCGCATCGTCGATCTGAGGAGTGCGCTAGAGGAGCGCTATCTTTCCTATGCGATCTCGACGATCACCCAGCGCGCTCTGCCCGATGCACGTGATGGCCTCAAGCCCGTGCACCGGCGCATCCTGCACGCCATGCGGCTTTTGAAGCTCGATCCGGGGCAGGGGTACAAGAAATCGGCGCGTATCGTCGGTGACGTGATCGGTAAGTACCACCCCCATGGCGACCAGTCGGTCTATGACGCGCTGGTGCGTCTGGCGCAGGATTTCGCCGTGCGATATCCGCTGGTGGACGGGCAGGGCAATTTCGGTTCGATCGACGGCGATAGCGCAGCGGCCATGCGCTATACCGAAAGCCGGATGACCGAGGTGGCCTCGCGGCTGCTCGAGGCGATCACCGAGAACGCCGTCGATTTCCGGCCGAACTACGACGGCGAGGATGAAGAGCCTGTCGTCCTGCCCTCCAATTTCCCCAACCTGCTCGCCAATGGTTCGAGTGGCATCGCCGTGGGGATGGCTACTTCGATCCCGCCCCATAACGTCGCCGAACTGTGCGACGCGTGCCTGCACCTGTTGGCCAATCCCGACGCGACGGCAAAGGACCTGATCCGCTTCGTCCCCGGGCCGGATTTCCCGACCGGCGGCATCCTGGTGGATGATCCCGCGGCGACCGAGCAGGCCTATACCACCGGGCGCGGCGGCTTCCGTATTCGTGCCAAGTGGGAGGTGGAAGACAACGGACGCGGCACCTACAACATCGTCATCTCCGAAATTCCCTATGGCGTGCAGAAATCGCGGCTGGTCGAAAAGATCGCCGAACTGCTGCTGGCGCGCCGGCTGCCGCTGTTGAAGGACGTGCGCGACGAAAGCGCCGAGGATATCCGGCTGGTGCTCGAGCCACGGGCGCGGACCGTCGATCCGGTGCTGCTCATGGAATCGATGTTCAAGCTGACCGAGCTGGAAAGCCGGTTCTCGCTGAACATGAACGTGCTCGACAAGGGCGTTACCCCTCGGGTGATGAACCTTGCCGAAGCGCTCAAGGCTTGGCTCAACCACCGCAAGGATGTGCTGATCCGCCGCTCGCAGCATCGGCTCGAACAGATCGAACATCGTCTCGAGGTGCTGGGCGGCTACCTTGTCGCCTATCTCAACCTCGACGAGGTGATCCGGATCATCCGGGAGGAGGATGATGCCAAGGCGGTGATGATGGCGCGCTGGGACCTCACGGAGGTTCAGGCCGATGCGATCCTCAACATGCGGCTGCGCAGCTTGCGCAAGCTCGAAGAGATCGAGATCCGCACCGAGTTCGACAAGCTCACCGAGGAAAAAGGGCATCTCGAAGGGCTGCTGGCTTCGGAAAAGAAGCAATGGGGCGTGATCACCACGGAAGTGAGCGAACTCAAGAAGGCGTATGGGCCTGATACCGAGCTCGGCCGGCGCCGGACGCAGTTCGCCGCCGCGCCGCAGACCGATCTCGCCGACATCGAAACCGCGATGATCGAGCGTGAGCCGATCACGGTGATCCTGTCGCAGAAGGGATGGATCCGGGCGCTCAAGGGCCACAACAACGACGTCGCGAGCCAGAGCTTCAAGACCGATGACCGGCTGAAACTGGCGCTTACCTGCGAGACGACCGACAAGCTGCTGGTGCTGACCACGGGCGGCAAGGTCTATACGCTGGGCGCCGATAAGCTACCCGGCGGGCGCGGGCATGGCGAACCGGTGCGCATCATGGTCGATATCGAAGAGGGAGCCGATATCGTCCACCTCTTCGTCTATAAGCCCGGCGCAAAGCGGCTGATCGCCTCGGACGTCGGCAACGGGTTCGTGGTTGGCGAGGACGACATGATCGCCAACACCCGCAAGGGCAAGCAGGTGCTCAACGTTTCCACCGGCCAGGAAGCCAAGCTGTGCGTCCCGGCCGAGGGCGACATGGTCGCGGTGATCGGGCAGAACCGCAAACTTCTGGTGTTCCCTGCCGATCAGTTGCCGGAGATGAGCCGAGGCAAGGGCGTGCGGCTGCAAAAGTACAAGGACGGCGGGATTTCCGATGCCAAGCTGTTCCGGGCGGCGGATGGGCTGACCTGGACGGACTCGTCTGGGCGGACCTTTTCGAAGTCGATGGACGAATTGCGCGATTGGGTTGGAGACCGTGCGCAAGCGGGCCGGCAACCGCCGACGGGCTTCCCGCGCAACAACAAGTTCGTGGGGTAA
- a CDS encoding endonuclease/exonuclease/phosphatase family protein encodes MRAIGTILAALVAAGYLLACCLLAAMAIVAALGFIYPAMDLFNHIQPVLFFGLAALVLAAPLFVRFRTLRALALSIAATGLAASSAIYVPEFVAGFMSRSADTEAASTYRLMTFNVFGRNEEPQSIVDNIASEDPDFVALQEYSPGVRSVVHPLLTELYPHFQYCTGGQRAFVGLYSKLPFEPLNEDACSSSIMSQDRTARIIVRVETQAGPAFSLATTHNDWPAPVTRQAEQFAMLRDALSTVEPPLILVGDFNSTPWSYTLRGFVSSAGLTRHTFNVPTFPTLWYYLRDWRPTLPFLPIDHVMTRGEIAIHNLRTGQPSGSDHLPIIVEFSVGE; translated from the coding sequence GTGAGGGCCATCGGAACGATACTGGCCGCGCTGGTCGCCGCAGGCTATCTGCTCGCATGCTGCCTTCTGGCGGCCATGGCGATCGTGGCCGCGCTGGGGTTCATCTACCCGGCCATGGACCTCTTCAACCATATCCAGCCGGTTTTGTTCTTCGGGCTGGCGGCGCTTGTGCTGGCGGCTCCGCTGTTCGTCCGCTTTCGCACCCTGCGGGCCCTGGCGCTCAGTATCGCGGCCACCGGGCTGGCCGCGTCGAGTGCAATCTATGTTCCCGAATTCGTCGCGGGCTTCATGTCTCGCAGCGCGGACACCGAGGCGGCGTCCACGTACCGACTGATGACCTTCAACGTCTTCGGCCGTAACGAGGAACCGCAATCGATCGTCGACAACATCGCCAGCGAGGATCCGGATTTTGTCGCGTTGCAGGAATACAGCCCGGGCGTACGCAGCGTCGTCCATCCGCTCCTGACCGAACTGTACCCGCACTTCCAATACTGCACCGGCGGCCAGCGCGCCTTTGTGGGGCTATATTCGAAACTCCCCTTTGAACCGCTCAACGAGGATGCCTGCTCGTCCTCGATCATGAGCCAGGATCGAACGGCACGGATTATCGTCCGTGTCGAGACCCAGGCAGGACCTGCCTTTTCGCTCGCCACCACCCATAATGACTGGCCGGCCCCCGTGACGCGCCAGGCCGAACAATTCGCCATGCTGCGGGACGCCCTTTCAACCGTGGAGCCACCCCTGATCCTCGTTGGCGATTTCAACTCCACTCCCTGGTCCTACACCTTGCGCGGCTTCGTCTCATCGGCCGGCCTGACGCGCCACACCTTCAACGTCCCCACCTTCCCCACGCTCTGGTACTATCTCCGCGACTGGCGCCCCACCCTGCCCTTCCTCCCCATCGATCATGTGATGACGCGCGGCGAGATCGCCATCCACAATCTGCGCACCGGCCAGCCAAGTGGCAGCGACCATCTGCCCATCATCGTGGAATTCTCCGTAGGCGAATAA